AAGCCGTACATCTTCCACCATTTGCCCGGAGTTCATTTCCACGACCAACATTCCGCGAATTTGTTCACTCAGTTCTTGTAAGATTTCTGTCGGATACGGGAAGAGCGTAATCGGTCTGAGCAACCCGACGGGCAAACCTTTGGCGCGAGACAAATCAACCACCTTCTTGCATATACGTGACGAAAGCCCGTACGCGACAAGAAGAATCTCTGCATCATCCGCTTCGTATTTTTCATATCGCACTTCATTTTCGCGAATGAACTGATACTTTGCTTGCAAATGTTTGTTGATGGCTTCCATTTTTTCCGATTGGATGTGAAGTGACGTAATGATGTTCCGTTCACGAGTTGGAGGTTTTCCAACTGTCGCCCATGGTTTTTCAGGAATATGTTCTGACGGATTGTATTTTCTGAACACGACCTTCTCCATCATCTGACCGAGCGCTCCATCGGAAAGAATCATGACAGGATTGCGATATTTATCAGCCAAATCAAATCCGTCGTACACAAAATCAGCCATTTCCTGAACGCTTGCCGGAGCGAGAACAATCAAATGATAATCTCCGTGACCGCCCCCCTTCGTCGCCTGAAAATAATCACCCTGTGCCGGTTGGATAGTGCCAAGTCCTGGACCGCCGCGATTGACGTTTGCCACAAGACACGGCAACTCTGCAGATGCAATATACGAAAGTCCTTCCTGCATCAGACTTATTCCGGGACTTGAAGATGTTGTCATCGCACGGACGCCCGCGCCCGCGGCGCCATACACCATGTTAATCGCCGCAAGTTCGCTCTCAACCTGCATGACCACCATTCCACGTTCTCGTCCAACTTCCGATAAATATTCAATCACTTCCGATTGCGGAGTGATGGGATAACCAAAGTACGCTTTGCAACCGGCACGAATCGCGGCTTCTGCTAACGCTTCGTTTCCTTTCATTAATCGAGTATCACTCATATATCAATCCTTCCTTGAGGGAGTGCATCAACCGTAAGACGAATATCCTTTGCAACATGGGTAATCGTTGCAATCGGTTGCCGCACTTCTTTCTTTCCTGCTTTCTTCGTACTTCGATAAACAGTGATGACTGCATCCGGACATACAAGCGCGCAGTTCACACAACCGGTGCAGTTATCCTGCACCAGCACGGCGTAGTGATATCCTTTGACATTTATTTCTTTCGACATTTTCAGACTTTCCTGCGGACAGGCTTCGACGCACAGTTCACAGCCTTTACAGGTCTGAACATCTATTTTCACATTTCCACGGACTGATGCCATGTGTTCCTTTCTTACATTGCTCGATTGACTATTCGTTTCAGTTGTTCAAGCAACTTGTCGTTGCTTGCATCTGTTACATACACATTTTTCGTTGCGAGATACATGCCGATGATTTTTCCGTTCTCAACCCAACAGTTCGCGACTTCTTTCTTGCCGATTCCAATTCGATAATGTGTCGCGTTTACTGCTTTTTCACCTGATTTGATTTCGTCCGAACCATGTCGTTCGATATCTACATAAATGAAATCCTGCATCTG
This region of Ignavibacteriota bacterium genomic DNA includes:
- a CDS encoding 3-methyl-2-oxobutanoate dehydrogenase subunit VorB is translated as MSDTRLMKGNEALAEAAIRAGCKAYFGYPITPQSEVIEYLSEVGRERGMVVMQVESELAAINMVYGAAGAGVRAMTTSSSPGISLMQEGLSYIASAELPCLVANVNRGGPGLGTIQPAQGDYFQATKGGGHGDYHLIVLAPASVQEMADFVYDGFDLADKYRNPVMILSDGALGQMMEKVVFRKYNPSEHIPEKPWATVGKPPTRERNIITSLHIQSEKMEAINKHLQAKYQFIRENEVRYEKYEADDAEILLVAYGLSSRICKKVVDLSRAKGLPVGLLRPITLFPYPTEILQELSEQIRGMLVVEMNSGQMVEDVRLAVNGKTPVEFYGRMGGIIPTAEEILEKVITYGKRVSAFHQQSEIHNSQSAIIREGAEAR
- a CDS encoding 4Fe-4S dicluster domain-containing protein, with the protein product MASVRGNVKIDVQTCKGCELCVEACPQESLKMSKEINVKGYHYAVLVQDNCTGCVNCALVCPDAVITVYRSTKKAGKKEVRQPIATITHVAKDIRLTVDALPQGRIDI